TTCATTGTTTACTACAACGACAGGGAAATTGGATACTGTCTCTATACCGATTGTTTTTATTTAAAAGACTTAGAGGAAGAAGAACATGACTTCAAAGAATTGTATGGAGACATTACAGAAAAAAATCACACGTATGAGATCGGCTATCTGATTGGTGAGGAGGAATATTTGAATAAGGGTATTGGCAAAAGAATCATTCAACTGCTGGAAGAAAAAATTATTCAAATCGGCGGCAAAGAAATATCCGCAGACCCTTCTGAGGAAAATATAATCTCAATAAAAGCATTATTAAAAAATGGATTCACAAAGAAAAGTGACGGGGATTATAGGAAAACAATAACTTATGATTAAAAAAAACAATAGTCTTAACTATTCTATCTCCTTAATACGTTCAATCTGCCTATTCAAAAAATAGTCAGCATACTTACTATAATCCTCTGTTTCATAGAAAACGATCAAACTCTTCCTGTAATTCAAAATATCAGAATCTTTGGCTGAATATACAGGAATAATATCAACATTCATCAAAACAACGCTTTCTATCATTCTTGCAGTCCGCTTGTTTCCATCAATGAAAAGTTGCAGGCGAGCAAGATTACAATGCAAATATATGGCTTTTTCTAACGGATTGGCATATTC
The DNA window shown above is from Bacteroides faecium and carries:
- a CDS encoding GNAT family N-acetyltransferase, whose product is MINKSRIELKPLIDKDIPLFDKWLDKEYIKKWFGEKEDWLNEINERNGKYSFLKHFIVYYNDREIGYCLYTDCFYLKDLEEEEHDFKELYGDITEKNHTYEIGYLIGEEEYLNKGIGKRIIQLLEEKIIQIGGKEISADPSEENIISIKALLKNGFTKKSDGDYRKTITYD